The DNA segment GACAGACCaacagattaaaatatttaaaataattaataattattaaaaaaattaatattatcaaataaatctaatattaattttaaaaaatttaattcaatttaataaaataattcaattcgttttaaaaacattttttaagaaataaaaaagatttattaaatttaattaaacttaaaattaaatcaaacaaataaaagttaatctctttaaattataaattaaacctGTCAAAACTATCAATTCTACTCCAAGCTAGCTGGGGGGTGAGGGCTCTGACAATCTTAATAACAacgacaataataataataatttgtctAAAGTGCAACGGGGAAGGGATATTCAGGGCAAGTTGTTGACGACTTGACGTATGGTAGGACAAGCGCACCACGTGGGTGTGTCTAGTATAGGCCCCTACTCCTGCGAAATCGACTAACATCAAGTCATGCCTTGTAAATCTTCACTCACTTCTCTTTCATAACCTAATCCAATATTCTAAGTTTCTAATATTATGGACGAATAtattacatttaaaaaaaataaataaatatcaataaaaattaaataatcaatAGTATTTTacaaatatcattaaaaaaaaaacatttaatgCATCTACAGTGATATTAAATAGCCAAATAACTACATTATTTACtagtgatttttataatttatttctaaattttattttatattttattttcttttcttaattttaatttattatttaaaaaatcctTAAAATTTTTTAACTTGTAATAGTtaatttctaaattaaaaaatttatttaaattatcgtATGACTTTTATAAATGTAActttaatatttttcaataaagGGTCAATTCTATTCTTTTTTAGAAAGTAAATTATTGTGATTAAGTTGATATTTTATAATAGATCTAAATAATGATTGGATCAACTAATATTTTTTAAGTGTAAGAAAAAATGagataagaaaataatttattatttttttatcctcAAAACTTATTATAGTAGGTTAAagtgatttttataaaataataatttcaaaaatttttaaataataaattaaaattatgaaacaaaagtgaaatacaaagtaaaatttaaaaatggtCTATGAAAATTATTCTTAATTTACCATTACCTCATGTTTTAATAATGCAACATTAATATATGTCTTATAATTGAAAGGTTAATTAGCTTATGGGATAGCCAGATAAATTTGGGAGGAAATTACAAAGTAACTTAATTTAGGGATgtgtaataataaaatatctaaattttaatttataatattaaattattgatcttaatttaagtaatataaaatTTTCTATGAATTTTAGTAGCTGTGTACTTGGATGCTGATGAATCAATTTTTCACTTGTTGGTTTTATGTCCGTTTGCAAGGGAATGATGGGGTCTTTCTTCTGTTTGTTTTTTTGGCTCTAGGTCTACGTTTTTTGACTAGATGGGCATGGTTTTGTTTTGTTTGCCCACTGATAAATCAAATTTATTATGGGTAATTTGTTGGGCTCTCTGGTTGGAGAGGAATAATGTGACATGGAAGGGGCAATGACAATCTCCCTATCAATTGGTTCAGTTTGCCCCTAATTTTTACAGAGAATGGGTAGAAGCCAGGTATCAATTTGTGTAATCATCAACTCCGTCCTTCACAGGGGCGCTGGAGAAATGGCAGTAGCCAATTGCtggttttattaaaattaatgtggATGCAGCCACGAATGTTGGTCTGAATTATTCTGGGATTGGTGTGGTTGCTAGATACGAGTATGGCGTTCTGCTAGCCGTGAGGTCTGTGCGTTCGTTAGGTCAATTTTCCCCTAAACTAGCAGAGATCATGGGCACAAGGGAAGCTTTGAGTTGAGTCAAGGCAAATGGTTCGCCTGCAATTTTATTAGAGTCTAATGCATTGTCCTCTGTTTACTGCTCTTAATCATTCTTTTGGTTCTATTTCTTATTTTGATGTAATCGCTTTTGATTGTATCTCTTTAGCTTTGGAGATAGGTTCTGTTTCCTTTAAGTGTGTTCGTCGGTCTGCGATTGTTGTTGACTGGTTGCTCACCTCCTTTAAGTGTGCTATCTCCTTTTATTGTTGACAATCCGGTTCATGATCTTTATTTGAATTGAAGTTTACttgataacaaaaaaaaaaaaaagaaaaaaagcttAACATATTGCGCTTTCAATATATTAAAAAAGACCCGGAAATCATTTTAAATGTGGGGCTTATAttcataaaattaaatgatattagAATATGATTGAAATATatcttttataatattataataataaaatattgagttattataatttattatttaaaaaaataatttaatatttttttaattattttaataataaataaatttataaattttttttttcttatcaatCACTTTAATCAAATACATAACCGCTTAGAATTTTAAAtgcttataaattaaaattaacttataagcatCGAGTACTTATAAGCTAAGTAAAAGTGCTTGAATTGAGTATTGTTAGGTGTAAGCCTATATgacacattatatatatatatatatatatatatatatatatatggtttttaaaagttgttttgtCTCCACTTTAGAACACACTGTACGAGCATTGTAACCTGAGAAAAATtcctgaaattattgaaatatttgGTAAGGTAAATAAAAAGGGTATTTTCTTCTGCTTAGCAATTTGGGAACAAAACATCTACAACTTATTAGTGAATACTACCTTCTAACAATCATACAATCTTTAACATCTCAAAGCTAGAAATCACCAAGGGATGCTGTATGGAACTATTACGTACACATATGCTGTATTGTAGATCCATAGAATGGTCATCTTTGCAAAGCAGAATAGCAGATATGTGTAGGATAGGACAAACTGAGGATATAATTTAAGCTCTTGGATAGCGAGAGCGGCCTTTCTTCTTGAGAAACTCAGGAATCTCCACGGAACCACCTTCGGCAAAAGAGGAGGGTCGCCGATTGATTCCTAAGGTTACGTCTTGGGATAGTTGGCTTGCCTGAATTTTAATCATTACTAAGCACAATGTTGCAAAGCGCACctgcatgtgtgtgtgtgtgtgtgagagagagagagagagagagagagttaccTGGAGAGGCCTGCCTTCATTTTCTTCTTGCCGTTTGAATCCAGTTGCAATTAGAGTTATGCTGACCTGGGTGAAAAACCAATATAAATTAACGTCCATCATGCGGATCCTATTCAAAGAGTTCATGTCTAACTGATGTGGCAGTCTAAAGATCCCCTGTACAAATGTCATTTGAAATCCACAAGTACTTGGTCAAGCACTCCAAACCGACTACAGCTTTTTACCTGTCCGAGCAGAAACATTTGCATTGTTTCACTGAGAAAGGGGAAAGGAAGAGAGGGCGAGGGGAGGGGAGGGGAGGGAAATTGATCTTGGAATATCAGAAAAATTCTGGACTAATTATAATTGTTCTCTGCAAAGGTTTTTCAATGCTAATATCCATTTCAATATGGTCCATAAAACAGTGGAAATGATTGAGATCTGATTAAAAAGTTTGCATAAAGTCCCGCAAGAGTAAACATCACTTACTTGACCGCTTATTGAAGGATCTATCACTGCTCCAAATATTAAATTTGCAGTTGGATCTACAAGGTCATAGATAACCTCTGCTGCAGCATTCACCTGCAATAATTATCAGGTTTGTCAAAAGATATGGAAAAACACAAATTATTATGTCAACAACAATAGACACAGTTCTCTGAATTCAGTTCAGAATCTGCAATATGATTCCCAAAGGCAGTATATAGGTGCACAACTAAAACAGTTTCAAGGCCACGTACAAACAAACATCATAATCCACACTTGTAACATCTTCCTAATTCTGGGTGAGATTACAGAAATGAGGACCAGACATGGCAATGAAGCGGAGTAGATTGAACATAGCAAGACAGTTTGGAAAATATGTACTGTCCCAAAAAGGACATATTACCTAAAACTACAATGGATGAACTTTCAGGCAACTCATAATCGCAAATGACCATGTTCAAAAGACACATAAGGTTAAGGCAACAAACAAGATGTAGAATCCACCAGGATAaccagagagagagaggaggtaCCTCAAATAAAGTCAAATCACTACCACCTGTTATGTTCCATACAATTCCAGTTGCCCTCTCTATACCAATATCCAATAAAGGTGATTGGATTGCATTTAATGCAGCATCCCTTGCCCTCGTTTTCCCTGCACAGAAACAAGAATGAAAGGAGATAACTTTCAAATGCCTTACAAATGCTCAATTAAAATGCAACCTTGAACTCCAGGCCATTACAGCATGGAAATAAAGAGGCCTCTTTGGGTAATCAAGGCACAGAAAACAAGATTACCTGGGCATCATTATAGTGAATCATTACATACCATTAAGTGACATTAActgaaaattattattaaaaaaaaataaacaacaacATACAGAGCCAATGGGCATGCAGAAGAACAATGATAAATTTTCTTGATAATCAAGAAACATAGTTTTGTGGGAGATGGAAAGAAAAAACAACATACAGAGCCAATGGGCAAGCAGAAGAACAATAACAAATTTTCTTGATAATAAAGAAACATAGTTTTGGGGGAGATGGATTTGTTCTGTAGTACGTCTGAATTGGTGACTCATACAAGTAGGCATCAGCAGCTGTATGACAGTTGCTGCCTTCTATTCTCACAGTTTCACTCTGTAATTCATGCATTTTTCTACCTTTCACTTCTAGAAACCCTAACCCCAAATGTTTTTTTTCCTCTTAGTTTCAGCAAATTAACTCAGGAAAAGTtatgccttttttttttcaattttaaactTGACAGAGAATTCCATTAATACATTTATTTTGTTTACTTCCTTATGTCAAATCAGTACTCAATGTCTCCAAATCAAAACTTAAAAGAGTCTAATGGCAAAAAAGTTAAGTTACAAGGTTCAATAGACAAAACTTGAAAAGCGCAAGGGCTAAAAAAATGGGTCTTCAATAATTTCATAAGATGAGTTATGACTTATGAATATTTACAAGACTAGTAGCAGTTATTCAGTGTGATATTTAACATCCACAACAAGCATGGAAAGGACAATAAGCTGATGCTATGGACACCAAGAACCCCACAAATCTCTCTCTTCAAACAGTGATTGAATAGATAAGCCACTAAGCAACAGGCATCATGTAGCATGCTACATGAGGATTGCCATCATTAATCTGTTTGTTTTCCTTGAAAAGGAAGGGCCAACATATCTCACAGTTAACATAGGATAGCTACAAATTTTGAATAAGCCCAAGGGGCCAAATGTTTAATTTCTTGCACAAATCAATGCAAGAAACCTAAACATTATTGTGATAAATAGCTAAAAATTACCAGTTGCAGTTCCTATCCCCATTAATGAAGATCCTGCATTTGCCATTATAGCTCTTACATCAGCAAAATCCACATTTACCAATCCTGGAATCTGCAAGTCAAGAAACCTACCACTGGTTAGAGTAAAAAGGATAGATTCCCCAAAGCTACACATGATATCTAACAGGACAGGACAACTGCCATCTAAATTTGTCTAACCAATGGATGATAATCAGAAATATCTTTTGACAGCAGAGTGCTCATAAAATTTTAATGTATATGCACTGCAATGTTATCATGAAAAGTCCCAAAGTATTTATGCAGAtgaaccatatatatatatatatatatatatatatatatatatatatagggccaAGAGGGACACTCCCCCTCCCATCCGAGGCAAAATTTCCAAGAAAATTAAGGGTATAATAATACTTTTAAGTcccaatatttttttaaaaaattcctCTCTTAGATAAATGGGACAGGCCAAAAAGTCCCAATTTACCCggtgtatatatataaaaatgcAGAAAGTTTAATATTGTATTCTTCTTTATTTAATTACGCACCGTAATGATATCAGAGATACCACGAACACCCTGACGCAGAATATCATCAGCCAAGTTAAATGCTTCAGTTACTGGGGTTGATTGGGAAACAGCAGTCAATAACTTGTCATTTGGAATGATAATCAATGTGTCAACATCATCTCTCAAAGCTGCAATTCCTTCCTGGGCCTGAACTGCTCTTCTTCGTCCCTCAAAAGAAAAAGGGGTAGTGACTATACCAACTGTCAATATACCCATTGACTTTGCGACACCTGCAATCACAGGAGCCCCGCCTGTGCCAGTTCCCCCACCCATTCCAGCCTGCACACGGAAACTTAAAGTtccaaataagaaaaaaaaaaaaaaggaaaaaaaaaagtatccTTCCTAGTAAGAAAAGAGCAAACAGAatgttaaggaaaaataaaaagagattCAACCACTGGAAAGTAACGTACTTTAGACAGGCAAATATCAGTAGTGGCCTCGGCATTTTAAGAGCAAGAGCATAAATGTAAGACAAGTTCATTGGTACATTACACACCAGGCAactataaataaagaaaatagtaaCATGTTCAAAGTTCATTTCGAAATCTTGCTAATTCCATAAATAAGAGAACCAAGTTGATTTCTCAACTCAACTATGCCTTAGGGCTAAACTAATTTGGGTCAGCTATATGGACATCCCCAAGTTGTTTAAGCCCTTTATTTGAATTCTTCTCTCGCAATATTTTGCGACTTATGTAAAAACCTCGGAAATCTTACTTAATATCAGCATTACTAATTTACTATATCCAACTACATGAAGTATTTTGCCTATAACAAATAGATAACATTGCAAAAAACTTGATAATATATTTTGTAACAGTGACATGAAATCAGGCAAGAATAAGATGATAATTCAGAGGGTCGTAGCGTCAAGAGACAAACAATCTGCTACTCATAGCTGGTTAAAAGTATGAAAAAGAAGGAAAACTATAGGCCATGAGAAACTATCACTGAGAGATCAACTATATAACTGCTGAACATTCTGGAGACAGTAACACAAAATGAAGAAACATATACATAGGTCTATTGATTAAAACAAACCAGTAATAATTAAGCCCACATACTACTCACATTGCAGACCAACTTATGGACCAGAAAGATGCAATTGGTGCTTAAAGAATTCTATCACATGACAGGTTCTGCATTTATTATTACAGAAGATTGAAACACACTATTGGGCATAGTTTTTCTCTTTAATTTGAGACAAGCAAATAATCTTTAATCTCCTCTTTCATTGATGATGTTGCTTTGAAATGTTAGAGAAAAGAACTACCAGGGAACAACGTATAAAATGCACAAGTTTTTGACACAACTTTTAACCTTAAAAAGCAGCACTTGTTTAGTGAGAGTGTATCAGAGTAATATAATTATCACTAGAAAACCCTGATGTTTACAGATGCTGAACTTACTGTGACAAAGACCATATCAGAACCATAAAGTGCCTCTTCTATTGCCTCTTTGCTTTCTTTGGCCGCATTCATTCCAATCTCAGGGTTACCTCCTGCTCCAAGTCCTCTAGTCAGCTCCTGACCAATTTGCAAACGATTCTCAGGAAATACAGGAGACATTTTCATGGCTTGGACATCTGTGTTGACAATCCAAAACTCCACACCCTTCATCGCACTCTCTATCATGCGATTGACTGCATTTGACCCGCCACCTCCAACACCAATAACTTTGATCTTAGCTTCATTATAATTACTTGGATTGGATTCCCGTCCTAAGCTGTCAGTAATAATTCCACTTGAATTATCCTTCCTTGGGGTGTTTGGTGAGTTGTTCCCCTCACCCCTGAGCATTGAAATTTCGGGATGCAGATCCAGAAAAGAGTCTTTGTTGTGATATGGACTAACACTATTAGACTTCGCTGAGCATTTAAAATAAGAAATGTTTGACTTTTGGGCACCCAGATACCTATTCTTATCATCAGACATTTTAAGAGAGTCAACTCTCCCCAGGTGATTCTCCACTGAAACTCTCCCTCCAAGAACAGTTAACGTCCCCATTGGGTTTCTAGTATCAGAAGGGGTACAATAAGGTGACAGACAAGCTGCCATCTTAATCTTAAATAGCGTTGATGAAATGGCACTAGGTATAAACACCAGAGTGGCTTAAATGGATAACTATATTAAGAAATCACTTCCAACACCTGTTTGTCAAAAACCAAACCATCAAAAGGTACCCATCAATATTTAGCACACATATAACACACTAGAATAAACTAATATTCATATATCATAACTACATAGAAAACCACACAGAAGGGAAATGGCCTTCATGAAAATTGAGTAAAATTGAAGAATCATTATAAATGAAAGACTTGCAATGGTAACATCCAAATGCTTTAGAAATTTAGCGATAGAGCTCAGAATAAGTTCCCCCAAGGAATAATCTAGATTACTAAAGCCAACCCAACAACAATTACCAGAAAATGCTGAGAATAAAAAACAACTAAATGCCATAACAAATGAAATGTGCCACTGACAGACAAAAAAAGTTGAGCAGCAAAGCAACTCTTAGATCAAGAAAAAAAGGTTTCAAATAGAGCAAGAAGAGAAAATGACATCTAGGAAGAGAGAAATTGACCTGAAAGAGTTGCAGAGTAACAGATAGCGAATTCCCTTCGAGCATTTGGCTACTGCTGAGGTATGGAGTAgaaatgggttttttttttttttggggataaaaataaataagaaaggaAATTTGAGTTCAGCGTTTCTCTGCCTTAAAACTCGGTAAACGTGGGTTAGCCCGGAACTATaaatttgtttttgttttttttgttttttttttccttcccctTTCTGAAATGGAAAACTCCAACAAAAAtctaaaaagaagaaaataagCAATTTTTTCACTAGTAGGATGGTGGTAAGCAGGTTTGTTGGGTTTAGTTCATGTTAGAGtttatttagaaattaaaattgaattgaaatttgggtATAATTTCAATTAGAATTCtcattattttgattttaatttaataaagttcttaatttttcaattttaatttattttaatatgatTTTAGTTTTATTCTAgagtttttaaaataattttatataattatttttttaaaattatattta comes from the Hevea brasiliensis isolate MT/VB/25A 57/8 chromosome 5, ASM3005281v1, whole genome shotgun sequence genome and includes:
- the LOC110634339 gene encoding cell division protein FtsZ homolog 2-2, chloroplastic isoform X1, with amino-acid sequence MAACLSPYCTPSDTRNPMGTLTVLGGRVSVENHLGRVDSLKMSDDKNRYLGAQKSNISYFKCSAKSNSVSPYHNKDSFLDLHPEISMLRGEGNNSPNTPRKDNSSGIITDSLGRESNPSNYNEAKIKVIGVGGGGSNAVNRMIESAMKGVEFWIVNTDVQAMKMSPVFPENRLQIGQELTRGLGAGGNPEIGMNAAKESKEAIEEALYGSDMVFVTAGMGGGTGTGGAPVIAGVAKSMGILTVGIVTTPFSFEGRRRAVQAQEGIAALRDDVDTLIIIPNDKLLTAVSQSTPVTEAFNLADDILRQGVRGISDIITIPGLVNVDFADVRAIMANAGSSLMGIGTATGKTRARDAALNAIQSPLLDIGIERATGIVWNITGGSDLTLFEVNAAAEVIYDLVDPTANLIFGAVIDPSISGQVSITLIATGFKRQEENEGRPLQASQLSQDVTLGINRRPSSFAEGGSVEIPEFLKKKGRSRYPRA
- the LOC110634339 gene encoding cell division protein FtsZ homolog 2-1, chloroplastic isoform X2 — translated: MAACLSPYCTPSDTRNPMGTLTVLGGRVSVENHLGRVDSLKMSDDKNRYLGAQKSNISYFKCSAKSNSVSPYHNKDSFLDLHPEISMLRGEGNNSPNTPRKDNSSGIITDSLGRESNPSNYNEAKIKVIGVGGGGSNAVNRMIESAMKGVEFWIVNTDVQAMKMSPVFPENRLQIGQELTRGLGAGGNPEIGMNAAKESKEAIEEALYGSDMVFVTAGMGGGTGTGGAPVIAGVAKSMGILTVGIVTTPFSFEGRRRAVQAQEGIAALRDDVDTLIIIPNDKLLTAVSQSTPVTEAFNLADDILRQGVRGISDIITIPGLVNVDFADVRAIMANAGSSLMGIGTATGKTRARDAALNAIQSPLLDIGIERATGIVWNITGGSDLTLFEVNAAAEVIYDLVDPTANLIFGAVIDPSISGQ